Part of the Bacteroidetes Order II. bacterium genome, AATGTGCCCCAGACGCCGTTCCCCAATCGTGTCGGTGGGGTGTGGCTGCGGTGTATCAAAGGTGAATACTTACACCAATCGTTGGAGATTCCCGAAGGCGGTGTGATGATTGGACGGGATCCTGCATTTGCCCATTTGATCTTGCACGATGCACAAATTTCTGGTCGTCATTGTCGGTTCCAGATAGAAACGGAGCAGGGAAACCCCATATTGGTACTGGAGGATTGCGAATCACTGAACGGCACTATGGTCCGTTTTATGGGGGGGGGGGATCATTGGGAAACCGTAAAAGGCATGTTGCGTTTGCCCGTTTCACGCATACAAGGCATGGAAGTCCAACTGGCCGGGGGCGTCAGTATCTTCGAGACAGAAGTGCGTTTAGGATAAAATATTAGCACTGAAGGGCAGGAAAATATATGAAAAATATGCAAGTATTTCCGC contains:
- a CDS encoding FHA domain-containing protein produces the protein MELELITLSVMVLGGAVVGFAVRGIRSFLKTGELPQADAGKAMPSAPTPAVIPEKAVAGGDELPAVVHPEKASIPRRPPELPVIPKQADPPELPADGIWLARIDPTVVIPKAGTPIVQALLEAPSDNVPQTPFPNRVGGVWLRCIKGEYLHQSLEIPEGGVMIGRDPAFAHLILHDAQISGRHCRFQIETEQGNPILVLEDCESLNGTMVRFMGGGDHWETVKGMLRLPVSRIQGMEVQLAGGVSIFETEVRLG